One segment of Larus michahellis chromosome 14, bLarMic1.1, whole genome shotgun sequence DNA contains the following:
- the FBF1 gene encoding fas-binding factor 1 isoform X13 — MDALGFGNGPKGDEKQGKKAEEEELRPARSKLDELLGRGPVAKILEQPGVGERREFQLDKKYQKQPEKEEGWDEEDFVFGAYKPTVASTPAGRSARRQSVSRFSAENSSEPKPEPCSKPPPPASRSPVRVRRAGGDWLGLKDEDFMDSEPPSPVKASPAVSYPSPAAAGGPSPTSQLTAVEEAAAKPVPVEEENWLSAALSRKKAQAQAKAREGSAKASEVPGKGLDPHSPVSQPAGSTGAPQQAAALQDKAASTDGSGQPVPWLGTAKRAPAHPSEAAKGDPSRDASALVSTALLPGEQETQGPALLAQVTTPRAHLQAASQLQAESPALGLQHERRLGAPTALLYEDATGCRAALLSAQARVAELESQVRMLELEQTQHKLLLESLQQRHQEDLDLVENAHRSRVKVLEETYRQREERLRQEKEQLAAQLLSQSQDAEQARAELLSQHQQRLAALEQQSALELERLRELQRVSVQEMRKDHEEQLQRLKRLKDQEIDAVTSATSHTRSLNGVIEQMEKFSSDLHDLSHKVEATHHTTSQELAMGARQRDKQLKVLQDRLLQQQRDMEEERSRLQEVIAKMEARLGEQTRLLEQERWRATAEQSKVESLQHSLEEQRRIMTQQLSMERAELERAKSALLEEQKSVMQKCSEERRKLAAEWAEFHTRQQLSKERMERDMDRALQMDSQREGTIMSLAKEQAELKIRGHELKAKEEQLVKDRELLEEAWRELRLEKEKVNGTALHIRQREEEIKSMTKLSSQKYEEGERALREACRIESEHQTRLQVMQQHLEQLKQQEQRLHQERLSIAHQRSQLQQLREELPSNPVMLLTADQDLSAPTKGLSSTPFPLTAAPPHTWALVPGFPPPVRVLPRHSLEGSRETLAVAGPTELYAKLLLLKHRAQQDRDFLEDEQFFLETLKKASYNTSSLSD, encoded by the exons ATGGATGCACTGGGGTTTGGCAACGGCCCAAAAGGAGATGAGAAGCAGGGAAAGAAGGCAGAAGA AGAGGAGCTCCGGCCAGCCCGCTCCAAGCTGGACGAGTTGCTGGGGCGAGGCCCCGTGGCCAAAATCCTGGAACAGCCAGGCGTGGGAGAGCGCAGGGAGTTCCAGCTGGATAAGAAGTACCAAAAGCAGCCAG agaaggaagagggctgGGACGAGGAGGATTTTGTCTTTGGAGCATACAAGCCCACAGTGGCCTCCACACCCGCGGGCCGGTCGGCGAGAAGGCAGTCTGTGAG CAGGTTTTCAGCCGAGAACAGCAGCGAACCGAAACCAGAGCCATGCTCCAAACCTCCTCCTCCAGCAAGCCGGAGCCCCGTGCGGGTCAGAAGGGCTGGTGGCGACTGGCTGGGTTTGAAGGATGAGGATTTTATGGATTCGGAGCCGCCGTCTCCAGTGAAGGCCAGTCCAGCTGTGAGCTaccccagccctgccgcagcTGGGgggcccagccccaccagccagcTCACGGCCGTAGAGGAGGCAGCGGCTAAACCCGTCCCAGTGGAGGAGGAGAACTGGCTGAGCGCTGCCTTGTCTCGCAAGAAAGCCCAAGCCCAAGCGAAAGCCCGGGAGGGAAGTGCCAAGGCCTCAGAGGTCCCAGGCAAAGGGCTGGATCCCCACTCTCCTGTCAG CCAGCCAGCCGGCTCCACGGGAGCACCGCAGCAGGCGGCTGCCCTGCAGGACAAGGCAGCGAGCACCGATGGCTCTGG GCAGCCTGTCCCCTGGCTCGGCACCGCGAAACGAGCCCCAGCTCACCCGTCGGAGGCTGCGAAGGGGGATCCCTCCAGAGACGCCAGCGCCCTGG TCTCCACGGCCTTGTTACCAGGAGAGCAGGAGACGCAGGGCCCTGCCCTGCTCGCTCAG GTTACCACACCCAGGGCACATCTCCAGGCTGCCTCACAGCTGCAG GCAGagtccccagccctgggcttgCAGCATGAGAGGAGGCTGGGggctcccacagccctgctctaCGAGGATGCGACAGGCTGTCGGGCAGCGCTGCTCAGTGCCCAGGCCCgtgtggcagagctggagagccaG GTCCggatgctggagctggagcagacACAGCACAAACTGTTGCTGGAGAGTCTCCAACAGCGGCACCAGGAGGACCTGGATCTCGTTGAGAATGCCCACAG GAGCCGGGTGAAGGTGCTGGAGGAGACCTACAGGCAGCGGGAGGAGAGGCTGCGTCAGGAGAAGGAACagctggcagctcagctgctgtcaCAGAGCCAGGACGCAGAGCAGGCACGGGCAgagctgctgtcacagcaccAGCAGCGCCTGGCAGCGCTGGAGCAGCAGAGCGCGCTGGAGCTGGAGCGGCTGCGAGAGCTGCAGAG GGTGTCTGTCCAGGAGATGCGCAAAGACCATGAAGAGCAGCTCCAGCGACTGAAGCGGCTGAAAGACCAGGAGATCGATGCGGTGACCAGCGCCACTTCCCACACCAG GTCTCTGAATGGTGTCATCGAGCAGATGGAGAAGTTCTCCAGCGACCTGCATGACCTCTCGCACAAGGTGGAGGCCACACACCACACTACCTCCCAGGAGCTGGCCATGGGGGCACGGCAGCGGGACAAGCAGCTGAAGG TGCTCCAGGACAGGCTATTGCAGCAGCAGAGGGACATGGAGGAGGAGCGGAGCCGTCTCCAGGAGGTGATTGCCAAAATGGAGGCCAGGCTGGGCGAGCAGACTcggctgctggagcag GAGCGATGGAGGGCGACAGCAGAGCAATCCAAAGTGGAATCACTGCAGCACTCGCTGGAGGAGCAGCGGCGAATCATGACCCAGCAGCTCTCCATGGAGCgagcagagctggagagggcAAAG AGTGCtttgctggaggagcagaagtcGGTGATGCAGAAGTGCTCGGAGGAGCGACGGAAGCTGGCGGCTGAGTGGGCTGAATTTCACACCCGGCAGCAGCTGAGCAAGGAGCGGATGGAGCGTGACATGGACCGAGCCCTGCAGATGGACTCCCAGAGAGAGGGCACCATCATGAGCCTGGCCAAG gagcaggcagagctgaagaTTCGGGGCCATGAGCTGAAAGCCAAGGAGGAGCAGCTGgtgaaggacagggagctgctggaggaggcctGGCGGGAGCTGAGGCtggagaaagagaaggtgaaCGGGACCGCGCTGCACATTCGGCAGCGGGAGGAGGAAATTAAAAGTATGACCAAG CTCTCATCCCAGAAGTACGAGGAAGGGGAGCGGGCCCTGCGGGAGGCATGCAGGATAGAGTCCGAGCACCAGACCAGGCTGCAGGTCATGCAGCAGCACCTGGAGCAGCTGAAACAGCAGGAACAGCGTCTGCACCAG GAGCGGCTGAGCATTGCCCACCAGAGGAGTCAGCTCCAACAGCTACGCGAGGAGCTGCCCAGCAACCCCGTGATGCTGCTGACTGCAGACCAGGACCTCAGTGCCCCTACAAAAGGCCTCTCCAGCACGCCAT TTCCTCTCACAGCAGCACCACCACACACTTGGGCTCTTGTTCCAGGCTTTCCACCTCCTGTCAGGGTGCTCCCTCGGCACAGCCTGGAGGGTAGCAGGGAAACCCTGGCCGTGGCCGGACCCACCGAGCTCTACgccaaactgctgctgctgaagcacagggCCCAGCAG GACCGTGATTTCTTAGAGGATGAGCAGTTCTTCCTGGAGACCCTGAAGAAAGCGTCTTACAACACTTCATCTCTGTCAGACTGA